The Antarcticibacterium sp. 1MA-6-2 genome has a window encoding:
- the dut gene encoding dUTP diphosphatase — protein MRIKVINQSAHKLPHYETIASAGMDIRANISEPVTLKPLQRSLIKTGLFIELPVGYEAQVRPRSGLALKKGITVLNTPGTIDADYRGEIGVILVNLSNEEFTVENGERIAQLIIAQHERAEWEQVEVLEETSRGAGGFGSTGTV, from the coding sequence ATGAGAATAAAAGTTATTAATCAATCTGCTCACAAATTACCCCATTACGAAACGATAGCTTCGGCAGGAATGGACATTAGGGCCAATATTTCAGAGCCTGTTACGTTAAAACCTTTGCAACGTTCATTAATAAAAACTGGATTGTTTATTGAACTCCCAGTGGGATATGAAGCGCAGGTGAGGCCAAGAAGCGGTCTTGCTTTAAAAAAAGGAATTACTGTTCTTAATACACCGGGAACTATTGATGCCGATTATCGCGGAGAAATAGGAGTTATTCTTGTTAATCTTTCCAATGAAGAATTTACGGTTGAAAATGGTGAGCGTATCGCTCAACTCATTATTGCCCAACACGAGCGGGCAGAGTGGGAGCAGGTTGAAGTGCTGGAGGAAACTAGCCGTGGCGCCGGAGGTTTCGGCAGTACAGGAACTGTCTAA
- a CDS encoding plasmid pRiA4b ORF-3 family protein has product MKNNAIQIKVVLKNSKPPIWRRILVNSSITFEELHYTIQIAMGWGIFHLYEFAVDDYRIGVVNDEMEDYGFGSSDIIDSADIILEEVLAKDYKKIVYEYDFGDGWVHNLEIEKILPLDEKSYYPVCLTGSRNCPPEDCGGIPGFYNLLEIIDNKWHPEYEEMMEWLGGSYDPSEFDLEETNLFLTEIKEIMDEDEDEYEEEDEDEEDEI; this is encoded by the coding sequence ATGAAGAATAACGCGATTCAGATTAAGGTGGTACTTAAGAATTCCAAACCTCCTATTTGGAGAAGGATCCTGGTTAATAGCTCCATTACATTTGAAGAACTTCATTATACCATTCAAATTGCAATGGGTTGGGGAATTTTCCATTTATACGAATTTGCTGTAGATGATTACAGGATTGGGGTAGTGAATGACGAAATGGAAGACTATGGCTTTGGAAGTTCAGATATAATTGATTCAGCTGATATAATTCTGGAGGAAGTGTTGGCAAAGGACTATAAAAAGATCGTTTACGAGTATGATTTTGGTGACGGATGGGTTCATAACCTGGAAATTGAAAAGATCTTGCCTTTAGATGAAAAATCCTATTATCCCGTTTGTCTTACCGGAAGCAGAAATTGCCCTCCCGAAGATTGTGGTGGAATTCCCGGTTTTTATAACCTGTTGGAGATAATTGATAACAAATGGCATCCCGAATATGAGGAGATGATGGAGTGGCTTGGAGGTTCTTATGATCCATCGGAATTTGATCTGGAAGAAACCAATCTTTTCCTAACAGAGATCAAGGAAATCATGGATGAAGATGAGGATGAATATGAAGAGGAAGACGAGGACGAAGAAGATGAAATTTAA
- a CDS encoding lipopolysaccharide biosynthesis protein, which yields MSTLKRFFQDTIIYGFATVLPRLMNFILVPLHTEYLGPAGYSINTTFYVWATFFNVVLTFGMETAFFRFFSHSEEKSKVFSTSFITLTITTVIFFFLVFIFRENITALVDLEPVYFNYLLGILALDTLVVIPFAYLRATNRPVKFAIVKVLNIAVVVILNFYFFWFVTEYPQLSPDLILANYSQEDKVGYIFIANLVASLITFLILLPYFFRTKIDFSIIILKQMWKYGWLIMVAGLAFFVNENLDKLLIKEMISDEVMGAYAGCYKLAVFMIIFIQAFRMGAEPFFFNHSKNENARETYAVILQYFVVLGSLILVILVVYIDFFKRLLIRDEEYWITIAIVPVILLANLFLGIYHNLSVWYKLTDKTRIGMYISIVGAVITILLNIFLIL from the coding sequence TTGAGTACCTTAAAACGGTTTTTCCAGGATACCATTATTTACGGTTTTGCAACGGTCTTGCCGCGGCTCATGAATTTCATCCTGGTGCCATTGCATACGGAATATTTAGGTCCCGCAGGATATTCTATTAATACTACATTCTACGTTTGGGCTACTTTTTTTAATGTGGTACTTACATTTGGAATGGAAACTGCCTTCTTCAGGTTTTTCAGTCATTCTGAAGAAAAATCTAAAGTTTTTTCAACCTCATTTATTACCCTTACCATTACCACTGTCATTTTTTTCTTTCTGGTTTTTATTTTCAGGGAGAACATTACGGCACTGGTAGACCTGGAGCCTGTTTATTTTAATTATCTATTGGGAATTCTTGCCCTGGATACACTTGTTGTAATACCCTTTGCATACTTAAGGGCTACTAATCGACCAGTAAAATTTGCTATAGTTAAAGTACTCAACATTGCGGTTGTAGTAATACTCAATTTCTATTTTTTCTGGTTTGTCACAGAATATCCTCAGTTATCACCAGATCTTATTCTTGCTAATTATTCTCAGGAGGATAAGGTGGGATATATTTTCATAGCCAATCTTGTTGCAAGCTTAATCACTTTTTTGATTCTGCTTCCTTATTTCTTCAGAACTAAAATTGATTTCAGCATAATTATTTTAAAACAAATGTGGAAGTACGGCTGGCTTATTATGGTTGCTGGTCTGGCCTTCTTTGTAAATGAGAACCTGGATAAGTTGCTGATTAAAGAAATGATTTCTGATGAAGTAATGGGAGCATACGCGGGATGTTATAAATTGGCGGTGTTTATGATTATCTTTATACAGGCATTTCGAATGGGTGCAGAGCCTTTCTTCTTTAACCATTCCAAAAATGAAAACGCAAGGGAAACTTATGCTGTAATTCTCCAATATTTCGTGGTATTGGGAAGTTTAATTTTAGTGATCCTAGTAGTTTATATTGATTTCTTTAAAAGATTATTGATAAGAGATGAAGAATACTGGATTACCATTGCAATTGTTCCTGTTATTCTGCTTGCAAACCTGTTTTTGGGAATTTATCACAACCTTTCAGTTTGGTATAAGCTTACAGACAAGACAAGAATAGGAATGTATATTTCTATCGTGGGTGCTGTAATAACTATTCTTTTAAATATATTTTTAATACTGTAA
- the atpH gene encoding ATP synthase F1 subunit delta, translating to MLLGKFLRTPHAVTLGAFDLLLENNRIYLLKYVAQQYIQLYNEENNIQLATVTTAIPLDTVIEAKIQKKIQELTYNSAKITNVVDPDIIGGFILRIGDLQYNASVARSLKNLKRELKNDTYISKLN from the coding sequence ATGCTCTTAGGGAAATTTTTAAGGACGCCTCATGCTGTAACTTTGGGTGCATTTGATCTTTTGTTAGAGAATAATAGAATTTATCTTCTTAAATATGTAGCTCAACAATATATTCAGCTATATAACGAAGAAAATAATATTCAGCTGGCCACAGTAACGACTGCTATTCCATTAGATACGGTTATTGAGGCTAAGATTCAGAAGAAGATCCAGGAGTTAACTTACAATAGTGCAAAGATCACTAATGTAGTAGACCCTGATATAATTGGAGGTTTCATCCTTAGGATCGGAGATCTTCAGTACAATGCCAGTGTTGCACGCAGCCTGAAGAATTTAAAACGAGAGTTAAAAAACGATACATACATTTCAAAATTAAATTAA
- a CDS encoding lipopolysaccharide assembly protein LapB, producing MKMKALIFSSCLAVAFTTSTGMLAQENGLPIQVVQGNEDDLGNVTDEFQENFFEALKQKAIENYEKAIVALQKCEKLQPENPVVPFEMGKNYKLLENYEAAISSLQKANRLKPNQQWVLAELMESFYENKDYEEAIIIAKNLVPIDAGYYNNLADLYFKTQKFDELLQLLDRLDAELGVDEFRLGLRQQIFAITNNTPARIDVVKQAIKANPEDQANYLNLIYIYSEEGMEAEAFSAAEDMKIKFPNSRIVHLALYKFYLNDNKPEKALESMKIILAAEEIDAESKFKVLNDFLLFAAPRPEYQDDLNEVIALFSTSENSPQIYQKLGEYFLIKNEKEQALSYFEQGLTKDLDNFELIRNTLLLQLDLGRFQEASVLSEKALEIFPAQPVLYLVRGAALNQQQEFKEAEEALTFGLDYVIDNENMEVDFFEQLSITYLGLGNEKKSSEFLQRAKEKNNKLK from the coding sequence ATGAAGATGAAGGCGCTTATTTTTTCTTCCTGTTTGGCAGTGGCTTTTACCACTTCTACAGGTATGCTCGCGCAGGAAAATGGCCTTCCAATACAGGTGGTGCAGGGAAATGAAGACGACCTTGGAAATGTGACCGACGAATTTCAGGAAAATTTCTTTGAAGCTTTAAAGCAAAAAGCAATTGAGAACTACGAAAAGGCAATTGTAGCTCTGCAAAAATGTGAAAAGCTTCAGCCGGAAAATCCTGTGGTTCCTTTTGAAATGGGCAAAAATTATAAGCTTCTGGAAAATTATGAAGCTGCAATTAGTAGCCTGCAAAAAGCCAACAGGTTAAAACCGAACCAGCAATGGGTCCTGGCAGAATTAATGGAATCATTTTATGAAAATAAAGATTACGAAGAAGCCATTATAATTGCAAAGAACCTGGTGCCAATAGATGCTGGATATTATAACAACCTGGCAGATCTTTATTTCAAAACCCAGAAATTCGATGAGCTCCTGCAACTTTTAGACAGGTTGGATGCTGAATTAGGTGTGGATGAGTTCAGGCTCGGGCTTCGACAACAAATTTTTGCAATCACTAATAATACACCTGCGCGAATTGATGTAGTGAAACAGGCCATCAAGGCCAATCCCGAAGATCAGGCTAACTACTTAAATCTTATTTACATCTACAGCGAGGAAGGAATGGAAGCAGAAGCATTTTCCGCAGCCGAGGATATGAAGATCAAATTTCCTAATTCCCGGATAGTTCATCTGGCTCTGTATAAATTTTATCTCAACGATAATAAGCCGGAGAAAGCATTGGAGTCTATGAAGATCATTCTTGCTGCTGAAGAAATTGACGCTGAATCGAAATTTAAAGTCTTAAATGATTTTCTGCTTTTTGCCGCACCACGACCAGAATATCAGGATGATTTAAATGAGGTAATAGCGCTTTTTTCAACTTCAGAAAATAGTCCACAAATATATCAGAAGTTAGGAGAATATTTTTTGATCAAAAATGAAAAGGAGCAGGCATTATCTTATTTTGAACAGGGATTAACCAAAGATCTGGACAATTTTGAATTGATAAGAAACACTTTGTTGCTTCAGCTGGATCTCGGCCGTTTTCAGGAAGCATCTGTGTTAAGCGAGAAAGCTCTTGAAATTTTTCCTGCACAACCAGTTCTATATCTGGTAAGAGGTGCTGCACTAAATCAACAGCAGGAATTTAAAGAAGCAGAGGAAGCTCTCACCTTTGGCCTGGATTATGTAATAGACAATGAAAATATGGAAGTTGACTTTTTTGAACAGCTTTCTATAACTTATCTCGGCTTGGGGAATGAGAAGAAATCTTCTGAATTTTTACAACGGGCTAAGGAAAAAAATAATAAA